The Coffea arabica cultivar ET-39 chromosome 8e, Coffea Arabica ET-39 HiFi, whole genome shotgun sequence genome window below encodes:
- the LOC140003663 gene encoding hydroxyproline O-arabinosyltransferase 1-like isoform X1 has protein sequence MGCGNLFFTLVVTLSAALITYNILISANASLNQQFPDPSHSQSSSSSSSVSRKNGLISSTKIISVDPIIQMPHDKYLSANNNNNNKKKRLFHTAVTSSDSVYNTWQCRIMYYWFKKFRDQPGSEMGGFTRILHSGKSDPFMDEIPTFVAQPLPSGMDQGYIVLNRPWAFVQWLQQADIKEDYILMAEPDHIIVKPIPNLSRDGLGAAFPFFYIEPKKYESLLRKFFPDEKGPITNIDPIGNSPVIVGKEALQKIAPTWMNVSLAMKKDPETDKAFGWVLEMYAYAVSSALHDVHNILYKEFMIQPPWDTEIGKAYIIHYTYGCDYDLKGKLTYGKIGEWRFDKRSYDNKWPPRNLPLPPPGVPDSVVTLVKMVNEATANIPNWGS, from the exons ATGGGGTGTGGGAATTTGTTCTTCACACTAGTCGTCACTTTATCAGCTGCACTCATCACCTACAACATCCTCATTTCGGCCAATGCATCTCTCAACCAGCAATTCCCTGACCCTTCTCATAGtcaatcttcttcttcttcttcttctgtatCAAGAAAAAATGGGCTCATCAGCAGCACCAAAATCATCTCGGTGGACCCTATCATCCAGATGCCTCACGACAAATATTTATCAgctaacaacaacaacaacaacaagaagaAGAGGCTCTTCCACACCGCTGTTACATCTTCTGACTCCGTCTACAACACCTGGCAGTGCAGGATTATGTACTACTGGTTCAAGAAATTCAGGGATCAACCCGGCTCTGAGATGGGCGGCTTTACCAGGATCTTGCACTCCGGCAAATCCGACCCCTTCATGGATGAGATTCCTACTTTTGTTGCTCAGCCACTCCCTTCCGGAATGGATCAG GGGTATATAGTCCTCAACAGACCTTGGGCATTTGTGCAGTGGCTTCAGCAAGCTGACATTAAGGAAGA CTATATATTGATGGCAGAGCCAGATCATATCATTGTCAAACCAATTCCAAACTTATCCAGAGATGGCCTGGGAGCGGCATTCCCTTTTTTCTATATTGAACCTAAGAAATACGAGTCTCTACTTCGAAAATTCTTTCCTGATGAAAAAGGACCAATTACTAACATTGATCCAATTGGAAATTCCCCCGTCATAGTTGGGAAG GAAGCTCTACAAAAGATAGCTCCAACTTGGATGAACGTGTCCCTAGCAATGAAGAAGGATCCTGAAACAGATAAAGCTTTTGGTTGGGTTCTTGAGAT GTATGCCTATGCTGTTTCCTCTGCATTACATGACGTCCATAACATTTTGTACAAGGAATTTATGATTCAG CCTCCATGGGACACAGAAATAGGCAAGGCATACATCATCCATTATACATATGGATGTGACTATGATCTAAAG GGTAAGTTGACATATGGTAAGATAGGAGAGTGGAGATTTGACAAAAGATCTTATGATAACAAATGGCCTCCAAGAAACCTTCCACTCCCTCCACCTGGTGTGCCAGATAGTGTG GTTACTCTGGTGAAAATGGTGAATGAAGCCACAGCTAACATTCCAAACTGGGGTTCCTAA
- the LOC140003663 gene encoding hydroxyproline O-arabinosyltransferase 1-like isoform X2, whose protein sequence is MGCGNLFFTLVVTLSAALITYNILISANASLNQQFPDPSHSQSSSSSSSVSRKNGLISSTKIISVDPIIQMPHDKYLSANNNNNNKKKRLFHTAVTSSDSVYNTWQCRIMYYWFKKFRDQPGSEMGGFTRILHSGKSDPFMDEIPTFVAQPLPSGMDQGYIVLNRPWAFVQWLQQADIKEDYILMAEPDHIIVKPIPNLSRDGLGAAFPFFYIEPKKYESLLRKFFPDEKGPITNIDPIGNSPVIVGKEALQKIAPTWMNVSLAMKKDPETDKAFGWVLEMYAYAVSSALHDVHNILYKEFMIQGKLTYGKIGEWRFDKRSYDNKWPPRNLPLPPPGVPDSVVTLVKMVNEATANIPNWGS, encoded by the exons ATGGGGTGTGGGAATTTGTTCTTCACACTAGTCGTCACTTTATCAGCTGCACTCATCACCTACAACATCCTCATTTCGGCCAATGCATCTCTCAACCAGCAATTCCCTGACCCTTCTCATAGtcaatcttcttcttcttcttcttctgtatCAAGAAAAAATGGGCTCATCAGCAGCACCAAAATCATCTCGGTGGACCCTATCATCCAGATGCCTCACGACAAATATTTATCAgctaacaacaacaacaacaacaagaagaAGAGGCTCTTCCACACCGCTGTTACATCTTCTGACTCCGTCTACAACACCTGGCAGTGCAGGATTATGTACTACTGGTTCAAGAAATTCAGGGATCAACCCGGCTCTGAGATGGGCGGCTTTACCAGGATCTTGCACTCCGGCAAATCCGACCCCTTCATGGATGAGATTCCTACTTTTGTTGCTCAGCCACTCCCTTCCGGAATGGATCAG GGGTATATAGTCCTCAACAGACCTTGGGCATTTGTGCAGTGGCTTCAGCAAGCTGACATTAAGGAAGA CTATATATTGATGGCAGAGCCAGATCATATCATTGTCAAACCAATTCCAAACTTATCCAGAGATGGCCTGGGAGCGGCATTCCCTTTTTTCTATATTGAACCTAAGAAATACGAGTCTCTACTTCGAAAATTCTTTCCTGATGAAAAAGGACCAATTACTAACATTGATCCAATTGGAAATTCCCCCGTCATAGTTGGGAAG GAAGCTCTACAAAAGATAGCTCCAACTTGGATGAACGTGTCCCTAGCAATGAAGAAGGATCCTGAAACAGATAAAGCTTTTGGTTGGGTTCTTGAGAT GTATGCCTATGCTGTTTCCTCTGCATTACATGACGTCCATAACATTTTGTACAAGGAATTTATGATTCAG GGTAAGTTGACATATGGTAAGATAGGAGAGTGGAGATTTGACAAAAGATCTTATGATAACAAATGGCCTCCAAGAAACCTTCCACTCCCTCCACCTGGTGTGCCAGATAGTGTG GTTACTCTGGTGAAAATGGTGAATGAAGCCACAGCTAACATTCCAAACTGGGGTTCCTAA